The genomic stretch gcatcaaaggttacggggagaaggctgggaactggggttgaggaggagatagaaaaaaaggatcagccacgagtgaatggcggggcagactcgatgggccagatggcctaattctgctcctatgttttatggtcttgtggtttacggtcatgaaaatggacaagggagagccagtggatgtagtgtacctggactttcagaaagcctttgataaggtcccacataggagattagtggcaaaattagagcacatggtattggggataGGGTACTGACATGAATAGAAAAtcggttggcagacaggaaacaaagagtagggattaacgggtccctttcagaatagcaggcagtgactagtggggtaccgcagggcttggtgctgggaccacagctatttacaatatacattaatgatttagatgaagggattaaaagtagcattagcaaatttgcagatgacacaaagctgggtggcagtgtgaaatgtgaggaggatgttatgagaatacagtgacttggacaggttgggggTGTGGGctgatgcatggcagatgcagtttaatgtggataaatgtgaggttatccactttggtggcaagaacaggaaggcagattattatctgaatggtgtcaagttaggaaaagggaagtaCAATAAGAATCTAgttgtccttgttcatcagtcactgaaagtaagcatgcaggtacagcaggcagtgaagaaagctaatgccatattggccttcataataaGGAGagctgagtataggagcaaagaggtccttctgcaggtccttctgagaccacacctggagtattgtgggcaattTTGGTCTGTCTCCAAATTTGAGCAAGGACATTTTTGCTAttgagagagtacagcgtaggttcatgaggttaattcccaggatgctgggactgtcatatgttaaagattggagcgactgggcttgtatacactgggatttagaaggatgagaggggatctgattgaaacatataagattattaagggattggacacgctagaggcaggaaacatgttcccgatgttgggggagcccagaaccagaggccacagtttaagaataaagggtaggccatttagaatggagttgaggaaaaactttttcacccagagagttgtggatctgtggagtgctctgcctcagaaggcagtggaggccaattctctggatgctctcAAGAAAGAGATAGAGCTCTtcaagatagtggagtcaagggatatggggagaaggcaggaacggggtactgattgtggatgatcagccatgatcacagcaaatggcggtgctggctcaaagggctgaatggccttctcctgcacctattttctattatCACACAGCACCATCTGTGGCGAGACTCATTTTGACAAAAGCATGCTATTTTTATTACTTACATTGCACTTGTTGGTGATAGTCCCAATATTTTGTGCTTaatttttgcttattttacttAAATTTAACGCTAGCTATGGCTTTTAAGGTAAGTGCAAGTACCAGTGGTCGTGTCAAATGTAAACAGCGGTCCATATCGATCCAAGAGAAGGTTGAAATATTGAATAATGTGGACCAAGGTGTTTCTGTGCATAAGCTGTGCAACTTGTATGGGATTGGTTTGTCATCCATTCAATCATCACCCGATCTTGCTCAGTGTTCTTACCAACTTTCATTGCTTTTCTAATACTCATTTGCTTTAGCGAAACACTGTTTACATAGAatggtattttttttctcttttggtgATATAATCAAAGGGTTAGAGAAACAGATAGGGAGAGATCAAATCACATGCAACAACTTCACCTGAATGAAATGTTTAAAAAGATAACTGAGAAGCAACATTCTTTGTAAGCACAGTAATTAGTAAATTTACATTAAATTTTTGTTTAATAATCCTTTTTAAGCTTCTACAGCCCATTTTTGCCATTATTATTGTGTGACCTCTTTTAACCTGGCAAAAATCTTAATCCAGCAAGGCTCTGGAACTGAGGGTGCCAGAAAATCAGTGGTCCACTTGTAATAACTAATAGTTCAGATTAATAATGATCTCGTGTCATGCTGCAAgcaaaatttgttgccacagttaAATGTTATTGCTGTTTCTTTTCCTCAGATCTGGAAGAACTGATCAAACATGAGTATTCAAAGCCTCGAGGCTCCAGTAATGCCAGTTCAGAATCATGTGGTAAAGTAAAGCCATCAATTAATTTTGTTGAAATCAGTTTTTCTCagtttttgatttttaaaaagttatttgtCAATCAAATTGGGATAAAGTAAGTTAAATGTAAATAGTGAAAAATTCTTCTCAACTTGTATTTAAATATAGATTTAATTTTGTGTTTGAGAGTATCAGTAGTTGGAAGGACTTCTATGAGCCATCAATATTCCTTGCTTTGGACAGATGTTACAATTATAGGGGTTATTAAAATATTAGTAAGCATGTTATTCCATAATTTGAAGGGACTGGGAGTTAGAATTCTGTAGATTGTAACACTACTTAGTCATGGAGATGTACAATGTGGAAACCTGTTCTTCAACACTGATAAAATCAGTTGCATATTTATGCTATGTGCATCCTATTTTTATTTGGGCCTAATTCTCATCAACTGTATCCACATTTTATTACTCAGCTATATACTAGGGGCAATTTGTAGTGCTGGTTATCTTTCCAACCCCACACAttgtggagatgagggaggaaactgaagaGCCAAAGGATACTGTACAGTTACAGGGGGAATGTGCAAACTGTGCTTAAACGCACCTAAGATAAAGATTGTGACAGCATTGTACTAGCTGCACCATAGCACCACTGCTGTCATTTTACATGAAtataatgaaacaatttcacctgTCGTTTTCACTCTCCTGATCACTTCAATaatgggcaaactattggagagaatTTTTAAAGACAGGATTTAAAGGCATTTGAAGAAGCATTGTCTGGTTAGAGATGGTGAGCGTGGCTTTGTGAGGAGCAGATTGTGCATCGCCGGCCTGATTGACTTTTTCAAGGAAGTGACTAAAGAGATTGATGGTAGAATAGTGGATGTGGTGAGCACTCGACATGGCAGGCtcactcagaaagtcaggaggcaggggATCCAGAGAAACATGGCTGTGCGGATttggaattggcttgtccacagaaggcagagtgtggTAGTTTATGGAATATTTCTGCATAAAGATTCTTGACTAACATTGTTCCAtgctgctctttgtgatttttacaaatgacttggatgaggaagtggaagcatggtttagtaagttttcagatgacacagaagttggtggagttatggatagtgtagaaggttgatggTAGGTTGCAACAGGGCACTGAATGGATGCAGAGCGGTACTAAGTAGTGACAGATGGAGATGAATTTAGAAAAGTAAAGTGATACACTTAGGaaagttgaacttgaaggcagagtacaaaattaatggcaagatccttaacagtgtgaAGGAACAGTGGGATCTTGTGCTCCAACTCCTTAGTTTCCTTCATAGTTGCCATGCAGTTTTGTAGGGTgaataagaaagcatatggtgtgttggccttcattagtcagggaattgagttcaagactgCAAGTAGTGTTGCGGCTCTGTAAAATTCAGGTTAGACCTCATTTCGGAGTGTTGTGTTCAGATCTAGTCACCTCAGGAAGAATGtgaaaactttagagagggtataGATGAAATTTACTAGGAATCTGTTTGGATAGAGACATGTCTAATGAGAAATTTTGAAGGACGATGAGATATCGTGGACAACcaatgtctttttcccagggtggcatgagctaatatgagaggacataacttttaaggtgattggtggaaagtataggggagatgtcagaagtagggtTTTTGCATAGTATTGTGCATGGAATGTGTTGCTGGGGGTGGTGGTTGAGGTGCATGCATTAGGGTTatttaagaaactcctagataTGCAAatagatgaaagagaaatggagggttatgagagaggaaagggttagattgatcttggaataggttagaaggttggtacaacatcatgggctgaagggcctatactgtgctttACTTTTCTATGTTTAACCCAGACCCTATCATACACACCATTCTTTCCAAGCCACCACCACCCAGACTGCTATCTCTTggtttctttcccctcctcccactggATCCCAACTGTCCACATACCTCCGTATTTAATTTCTCTTCATCACCTTTTCCTGTCAGATTTTATCATCTGTAGCCCTTTGCTGCCTCCACCAGTCACCTCTCAGCATCTTGTAATTTCTgtctgtatctccccaacctaaGTCCATCTATCAatcaatccctcctcacctgtaTCCATTTATTGTTGGCCAGTtctctgttccccccccccatctttataCTATGAATCATCCTTCTTTCAGTCCACCTAAGCATGTCTATCCatatgtcaactgtccattttcctttataggtgctgaattcctccagcagctcacttTTTTTAACCAATATCTACAATCCCTTGTGTCTCCTCTTTATAATATAAATTGCTTAACAGGAAAATGGCTAGATTTAATAGGGGCCTTTGATCTGTAACATTACTTTGCTTTACTTTCAATGGATGTTGCTTGACTTGCtgtgcatttcaaacattttattttaaataattcaGTAGTTTATATTGAAAATACTTAATTAAAATAATACATTTACTAAGGCATTAATTATTGTTATTACTTTTCACAAACTGAATGGGATTAAGTTGTTTGCACCCATTTCAATTTAAAGATTCCACATGAGAAAACCTGAATGGAAGCAGGATAATGTGAGTGACATTTGTGTGCATATGTGTGAAAAGAACAGTTGCTAAAGGAGAACTGTTGTTTCATCATGCTTTCCTCAAAATCTGGAATGTTCATGCACATCTAGTGTTTCTTGACCTATTTCACATCAATTTCAAAAAAGTGTTTTTATATTAATACACAATAGTGTTTAAATCATTCCAGATAGCGTTTTAAAATATAATGATAAAGTTGCCCAAGAGAAAATTTTGAAGCAAAAATTTAATTATTCAAACCAATTTACTTGTACATTTTGATGTCCCTTGTACCTAATCTTAAGTTTTTGTTATATGGCTGCAGGATTTCATCCCTAACAAAAAATGTTCCGTTTTGTGTTTAATGACAGAATATGTAGTTGTGTTTAATGACAGAATATGTAGTAATGTATTTAAATTCACTAAGTGGTAAAGGTTTGCAGAAGAAAGGATGCTGCTTTTTTTATTTTGGAAAGTTGATGTGGTTACTTCCTATCAAGTTTCACAGACGAGAAATAGACCTTTGGAACAACCCATTTTAGCCACCCAGTGTACACCGCAACAAGATTTCAGCTCTGAAAAAGAGAATCAGGTAAGTAAAATATTGTTTTCTGGAAAGAAAAACATGAGAGAGAACATAGATTTAATTTTATTAAAATCTGCAAACTGTTTATAAAATTGTAATATACTTTGGGATGTCTTTCAGGGAGAAAGAGTTGTCCATTTAAGAGAGATGAAAGTAAAATTTCTTTTGAATTCCATCAAAGGGCAATGAAAACAGATTCCTTGAATATTTTCAAATTAGACGATTTGAAATTGCAGTCAGGTCAGCCGTGAACTTGTTAAATGGCAGAGTACAGTCAagggaccaaatggcctacttctcctaATATATTTATTAACACTGTCTAAATGCACCAGCTTGTTGAGATTATGTCTTGAGATCTGAATTAATCCATAGAACCTGAGTACAGTGACTTGCTTATGATGTGGTTATGcataaattatattttaaaatttgtatCTTCTTCTCTAATGCTTGCAGTTTTCATATAAAAGGGATATTTTCCATGGTTACCCTTCAAAATTTCATCAGAGCAGCAGGTATACAGTTGCCCCAAATCTGTGCAGAAGCACATCAGCACCATCTAAGTTAATTATCCAGGAAAGTCCAGATCAGGAGAGTAACAGCAGTCAGATGCAATCTGAGAACAGCAGGACAAGCAGCCCTGAAACACTCCCTGAAAGCAACAGAAGACCTAATATTAAGAGAAAAGTATTGCGGTATGTAAGCTGACAATTAAAGTTTTGTTAGTGATTAAAGATTTTGTGAAAGCAGGAAGATTTATTAATCTATATTTAAATGGCATTTAAATTTTCATACCACTGGATTCATAATTTTCAATAACATTTTCCAACTAAATTGAAGCATTGAAATAATCAGAATTTTAATAATTTACAAAGTTACGCTTATAATACTTAAGTAGCCACAAAATTCTTTGTGAATATCCAAATTAAAAATTTGCTATATATTATTTCCATGGTAAAAATGTTCTTGGAGTCTTCCTAATTGCATTGTTGTTCTGCAAACGTAGACATTTTCATGATTTTGTTTCTGTAAGCAGTAAATTAAATGAATGAATTAATTTCTTCATTGAAGAAATCTCTTGAAGATGTTTTAAATACTAACACAATTCTAGATTtgtccagttctctggctattcATATACATAATTCCAACTGCAACTAAAGTAACTGAACATTGCAATTGGGTACATGTTTCGATTAATGCCAGCCTTATGATGATTAACATACATCCTTCAATATACATATTTTGGCAACCACTTTTTGATAAAAGGGAAACAATTTTTTACTGTACATTATACATAATTTCACTTTATAAATACCATTTGATGGTTTAAATGGTGTTGGcttttttctctccttatttttgtctccccgtcctcaaaaaaaaatctgcacaatCTCAAGAATAGGGTGAGGAATTTTGGTCATAAAGGAAATGGTATGAAAATATGGTAACTGATTTTCTCATTTTTGTATATGATTTTCAGTTTTCATTTGCAGGAATTAGATGCAATTACTTCTATGGAGTACTTAGAAAACTCATTACGTATCTATTTCTGTAATTCATTGCAGTAAGAAAAATGGACAGTTCCATGTTTATGATGAGTCGACAGTCACTGAAACAGAGTCTGGTAAGTGCCATGGGCTGGTTGCGTTCTCTCTCCTGGATGAACACATATCCTTTCTCATTATTATAGTGCAGATTAATCCATTAGGCAGATTGCCCAAAATAAGATATGCTTGTCTGTTCAAGTCTTGGATCTATAGTAATTCAGTCGTTCAAATCATCTTGTAAGCTTCTTACACTGTTATTTTCCTTGTGAAAGAGCTACTAAGCCTGTCCATCTGCTGAATGTGTTGCTTGGTGTCAACTAAAAAAATAAGCTGAGTGTCTAATTGTTAAAAAAAATAATGGTATATAAATCAATACAATAgcaatgataataaaaataatatttgtTTTGGACTATACAAACTGAGCCAAGAAGATAGAACAATTTGTATTACCTtcacagtgttgatgagcaaagGAATCTTGGGagtccaagttcacagctccctgaaagtgactggttgatagggtggttaagaaggcatatggcatgcttgcctttattagttaaggcattgagttcaaaagtcaggatattatgttgcagttttatagaactgtagTTAcgctacatctggagtattgcaaacagttcTGGTTGCTTTATTATTAGGAATGATGTCAAggcatggagagggtgcagaagagggttgcaaagatgctgccttgattagagggCATTTGCTTAAacgagaagttggacaaactttggTGGCATTGTCTAGagaagtggaggctgaggggatatCTGATGAGGTTTGtatgattatgagaggtatagagtaAACAGTATCTTTTTCCAGGGGTTGGAGtgtaatatcagagggcatgcattaaggtgagaaagggtatttcaaaggaggtgtgagggacaagttttttttacagagtgtggtgggttaCTGGAATGTGCTAGTGGTAGAGGCTGCTACATAAGTGACTTTtacataggcacatgaatgtgaggaaaatggaaggatatcgacattgtgtaggcagaagagatagTTTAGTtgtccatttgattactaatttaataacTTTTTCATatgctgtactggtctatgtcCTGAAATGATAAATGTATGTGAGACGTTAAAAGGAATGGGCTTCTTTTGACAGGAGGTAGATATTTTGAGTCAAAACAGTATAAATTCACAGGATCAGACCAGGTATACTTCAATCAGTTCTTTTAACCTGATGCTCATGCTTGTCCTGAATAGCATTTAAAAATATGTCCATTACTATCGTTTCGGTCAGGATTTTATTCTCAATAAACGTGAATCATTTTTCAAACTTCCTTTTGGAAACAATCATTGTTTATTTAGAGGGGATTTTATGTTTTGTTGTACATATCCTTAATTTGGGAATAACTGAAATGAGTTACAAGCTCCTTGGTAATCTTTATAATAATAAATGCCTTGTGTTTAAAAGCGTAAGACAAGATCATTGCATTGCAATCAGTCACAGGTTTGAAACCCTGTTGCCTAGTTAAAGTCGAGTCATTTGGATACTACACTCAGAACCATTCAAACCTCATAGCCAGAGTCAGTTTTGTGTCCAAGATGAGGGGTGTCTTGTGCTAGGTGTCCATTTTGCTTGTCTATTAATTGCAGAAGGAATTGTTTGGTCACGCATACATTTAGACAAAACATCTCTGCACTTAATCCACTCCTTGTGCCTCTGCTCCAATCTCCAGATAGATAGCCATAAGTGGTGAAATGTGCAACCTTTAGGAGAATGAGAAATAGTAGACATGTGAAGGTTAAAAAGAATCTGCCTTATTATCTACTATTCTAGTTGTCACAGAACATGATCATCTGTATTGTCTCATATCAAATAATTTGCAGTAGATACATATGTAAGGCAAAGCATTTAATTCATGAAACAGTTCTGTTGAGAACTGTGATAATACAAACATTTGTATAAAATTTAACAGCCTGGATTAAACACTTCAGAGTGAAAAGGCAAAATTTGGTGGTTCTTTGGGCAGAAAGATGGTCTTCATCAGTTGATTTTTCATGTACATAGAGGAATTTGAGTTCTTCACTATTGCTCAGTCAGTTATAATCCTGTTATAAAAATACTGGAGAACTTTTGCATTGTTTTTAATATAAACATGACATACCAACACAACCTattgacagatgatgcaatagccacaacTCTACACACTGTCTTtatacatctggagaaggatgcttacttgagaatgctgttcttggacaaacagttcagcatttaacactataATTCCCTcaaggctcgacaagaagctcagagtcctcagtcttcaccctgccttgtgcaactggatcctggactttagatgccagcaggtggtaagagtgggctccctggaCTCTGCCCTTCTGACCCTCGACACAGGTGCCCCTCTCAGGGCTGTCTTAACTCCCCTCCTTTATTCTCTGTATACCAACGACTGTGTcgctacccacagctccaatctgctaattaaatttgctgatgatactacattgattggcctagtCTCAAATAGTAACAAGGCAGTcttcagagaagaagtcatcaccctgacatggtggtgtcaagaaaacaacctctccctcaatttcaaaaaacaaaggagctggttgtggactacagcagaaatggagacaggctaacccctattgacataaaTGGATCTGTGTTTGAGTGGTCTGTGTTTGCAGGCTGTGTGGTGTAAAAAGCACAACAGATggttgaagtttggtatgggcccccaaatcctaagaactttctacagggatacaattgagagcatcctgactggctgcatcactgcctggtatgggaactgtttttccctcaatcataggactctgcagagagtggtgcagatagcccagcgcatctatagatgtgaacttcccactattcaggatatttacaaagacaggtgtgttttttttaaaaaaagacggGGCCCAAAGTATCATTGGGACCTGAGTCAtgccaaccacaaactgttccagctgctgccatccgggaaacggtagcGCAGCTAAAATAAATGACCAACAGGctctaggacagcttcttccaccaggctaccatactgattaattcacacagaTACAATTGTCCTGTTGTAcgtattatttattataaattgcacattgcacatttagatggaggtgtaacgtaaagatttttactcctcatgtaagtaataaagtcaattcaattcaaaagtaACTTTTGTTTCACGAACTTTCTTTAAAAGATGCAGGCAGTGAATTTGGACAGATCAGATTTCAGCCCCTTGGCAATATAGCAGAGTCTGACACAGAAAGTGAAGAATTCAGCAGCGTGTTCGGAAGGCGACCAAATTCTGCCCAGCCTTTCTTCACAAAAGATCTGGTAAATAATTTGAAGTGTCTTGCTTTTTTGGGAAAGGACGTTATTTGTCTAGTACATTTGATAGCTGAGCAATATAAAATTCTTTGTGTAGTTTATACATGTCCATTTAATCAGTAATATTTTCAATATAGAAATAGAGTAATGGAAAATAACTTTTGAGATGTGAGACATTATGGAGTGTATTGACAAACCCCATTAACTTGATGTACATTTAGTACTAAACTTGCATGGTAAAGGGATTTTGTGCTGATAAAACTTACATTTCCAAAGCTTGCTGAGACCATTCTAACAAGCCTtgtcacttttaaaaaaaaataataattttctttctgctgtagTGGAACCAAAATCTTATAGGAGGCGAAGGCTACAATTGTCTCTCAAATGCACCAAAGTCATGTGAGTGATTACATTTTATGTTTTCTAATTTATAATTATGCTCTTCTAATTTAAGAGCACATTTCAATCTTATACAAAGTACAAATTCTCAaaggcaacatacacaaaatgctggaggaactcagcaggtcaggcatcatctatggaaaaaattacAGAGTTGATGTTTCCAGCTGCCTTCAGGTCCAGAAAGGAGTCAGactaaggtgggggaggggaggaaaaagtgcatggtggcaggtgatagatgaaactgggagaggggaagggggtgaagtaaggagctgggaatttgattggtgaaagagaaaggGATAGTCATGTTAGGAAgacatccctgcagaaagcaagaAGTTGTTAGAAAAGCtgtctcccttgtccacttgtgcctccccactgatctcactcctgatacttatccttgcaagcaggacaagtgccacacctgcccctacatctcttccctcacctgcaaatctgttgggagtTATtcactgtgtacggtgctcccggtgtggcctgctgtatatcggtgagacccgacgtagattgagaGACTGCGTCGTTGAGCACCTTTGCTTCGTCCACCACAAAAAGTGTAATTTCTGGATAACCACCCATTTAAATTCTacatctcattcccattctgacatgtcagtccatggccacctctactgccatgatgaggctacactcaggatggagtagcaacaccttgtattctggcTGGGTAGTGTtatgtatcccgtaactggatcacttaccagcaaagatagagaggtccactgaagtctgatggtaccatttttaaatgtttttatttatacaggggcacaaaaggaaggttaatacaaacattcagataccatacgtcgtcaatactcaatctaaagcgcaggtatagtaatgatcaatcagaaataagctctatcgttgtctaggggataatatcttgtccatttggaaaaatataacagtcattcaaaagtcggcaggcttcagccgtttgggaaccgctgagtttcccgtgttggagagagagagagagagagagattggtgagaaaaggaacacttgcccaggtccttacgaagcaaagctgtggaatcaggagagcaggctttcctgttgttagttcaaagcgattgtccgtgattccagccacagactcccgattcgtaatctaacgcacgtggcttccttcagaatggcttcccgctacgacaggatcgctatcgtgtctccttggtgcgtctaaaggggtcgttcccccccagaccctcctttatacttcctcatgggatcacaggtgtcaatctctctctcaaccagcccactttgcccgagggctttacacgtggtcttcatgagacaatagtcagggtcgctttattctgcatcccagtggaacgtggtattcagcacgtctccctctctctcccatttcctgtggctattcagcacgtctctctctctcttgggtcattgaaccccccccttcactagggctcttgcgattctcacaaaggagggggctggtatcataacagtagcttccaacctgatagcatgaatgttgatttcttGAACCTCCGATAACTGCTGGAATTAGTCTTATGTATTGTAACTCcagaacataaaactaattgaaagaaaaacattgtGCTGGGATAACATTAGTTTCATTTTACTTTTCAGGGAGGTGTGTAAATATGATGTGGTATGATGAtgcatgccattcacatacttttgaatatagtctgtaatgaattatgtaaacaaagatgACAATCAAAAacatgaacgtcgatttctcaaacttcagtaATTGCCTCTACTCAcgattccccattcctgtttccccgtCACTA from Hemitrygon akajei chromosome 7, sHemAka1.3, whole genome shotgun sequence encodes the following:
- the hyls1 gene encoding centriolar and ciliogenesis-associated protein HYSL1 isoform X2, with the protein product MAALNFTDQDIQEQLSLLGYHNVPQHQLREFRKDLEELIKHEYSKPRGSSNASSESCVSQTRNRPLEQPILATQCTPQQDFSSEKENQFSYKRDIFHGYPSKFHQSSRYTVAPNLCRSTSAPSKLIIQESPDQESNSSQMQSENSRTSSPETLPESNRRPNIKRKVLRKKNGQFHVYDESTVTETESDAGSEFGQIRFQPLGNIAESDTESEEFSSVFGRRPNSAQPFFTKDLWNQNLIGGEGYNCLSNAPKSFIRPIMDHPHTRNLKKTDPVAKYFEYKRNWETFKTPGEKDRKELRWGIREQMLYKSQLPRKPQHVYVPNNYIVPTDKKRSALRWQIRHELANGTIPQKVFCSL
- the hyls1 gene encoding centriolar and ciliogenesis-associated protein HYSL1 isoform X1 produces the protein MAALNFTDQDIQEQLSLLGYHNVPQHQLREFRKDLEELIKHEYSKPRGSSNASSESCVDVVTSYQVSQTRNRPLEQPILATQCTPQQDFSSEKENQFSYKRDIFHGYPSKFHQSSRYTVAPNLCRSTSAPSKLIIQESPDQESNSSQMQSENSRTSSPETLPESNRRPNIKRKVLRKKNGQFHVYDESTVTETESDAGSEFGQIRFQPLGNIAESDTESEEFSSVFGRRPNSAQPFFTKDLWNQNLIGGEGYNCLSNAPKSFIRPIMDHPHTRNLKKTDPVAKYFEYKRNWETFKTPGEKDRKELRWGIREQMLYKSQLPRKPQHVYVPNNYIVPTDKKRSALRWQIRHELANGTIPQKVFCSL